One Osmerus eperlanus chromosome 13, fOsmEpe2.1, whole genome shotgun sequence genomic region harbors:
- the cdx1a gene encoding homeobox protein CDX-1a, whose protein sequence is MQVSYSLDGNPVMYPLGCVSQTGNSQGIPAPCPWGDFPGYQHVTGDLLLTSASWGSAALPQEEWASHGAWAAPRASPDLTQVPRSTPEGLSSLDSPASQDSFGRSSLDWSRDYLHSTNPGGKTRTKDTYRMVYTDHQRLELEKEFHYSRYITIRRKAELATALSLSERQVKIWFQNRRAKERKLSKRKLQLSQHASMIPPPHTDTKRP, encoded by the exons ATGCAGGTGAGCTACTCTCTAGACGGGAACCCTGTCATGTACCCGCTGGGCTGCGTGAGTCAGACTGGGAACAGCCAGGGCATTCCTGCGCCGTGTCCTTGGGGAGATTTCCCTGGTTATCAGCACGTCACAGGAGACCTGCTCCTCACCTCAGCCTCCTGGGGCTCCGCGGCTCTCCCTCAGGAGGAGTGGGCATCGCACGGGGCCTGGGCCGCCCCCCGCGCTTCCCCAGACCTGACCCAGGTCCCACGCTCCACACCAGAGGGTCTCTCGTCTCTGGACTCGCCGGCCAGCCAGGACTCTTTCGGGAGATCCTCGCTTGACTGGAGCAGAGATTACCTGCACAGCACCAATCCAG gAGGGAAGACCAGGACCAAGGACACGTATCGCATGGTGTACACCGACCACCAGAggctggagctggagaaggagttCCACTACAGCAGATACATCACCATCAGGAGGAAGGCTGAGCTGGCCAccgctctcagcctctcagaacgacag GTGAAGATCTGGTTCCAAAACAGACGAGCCAAAGAGAGAAAACTGAGCAAAAGGAAGCTTCAGCTATCCCAGCATGCTTCCATGATCCcgcccccccacacagacaccaaaCGTCCTTGA